CCCGTTTCGCCGCGCGCATGCAGGCCGAACTCGGGCACAAATCGCCCCCCGAGTTCACCTCCGCCGCCATGGCCACCCTGGAGGCCCATCCCTGGCCCGGCAACGTCCGGGAACTCAAAAACGTGGTGGAGCGGGCTGTGTTTCGCGCTGCAGGCAAACGCATCCGGCAGGTGGACTTTGACCCCTTTGCCTCGCCGTTTCCGCCGCTTCCGCCGCTTCCCGCGCCTGCCTTCACAGCACCCCCTGCCGTCCAGGCATCCCTGTCTGCGGCCCCCTTGCCGTCCGATCCCCCCAGCCTGCCCGCCTCGCTGCCCGACGCCCTGGCGAGCCTCGAGAACCGGCTCGTCCATGACGCCCTGGCCAAAGCCAACCATAACCAACGCCGCGCCGCCGAACTGCTGGGCCTGAGCTACCACGCCTTTCGCGGCGTCTACCGGAGGGTGAGAGGCGGGAAGGGGGGATGAAGGGAGAAGAGGACCGGGGAGGGGAACCCCTTTTGTGAACAAAAGGGGTTCCCCTCCCCGGACCCCTCCCCTCCCCAAAAAACTTTCGTAAAGGGGGGGGTGAGAGGGGGAGCTATGCAGCAGACTGAACGAAACTATCCGGGGGGGCCGGGAATGATTCCCCCCGGGCAGGGAAGGGGTGTGGGGAGGGGGCGAAGCCACCTCCCCGCCGTCGGCCTGCCGACGGTTGCGAAAATCACAAGCAGGTCGCGGCTTGCCGCGCCGTAAGCGAGTGATTTTTGTGCCTTTCCGTCCGGCGGTGTAGCCGCCGCAGACGGCACAAAGCCCCGGTTTCTTTGAAACCGGGGCTTTGGTGTCTGTGCGGCAAGGGGCGACGCCCCCTCCCCGCAGCGTCAGGCGGCCCTAGGCCGATTCGAGTATTTTTTTGAAGTAGGGGATGGTTTTTTCCAGGCCCTCTTCGAGTTTGATGGTGGGTTCCCAGCCGAAGACCGACTTGGCCAGGGTGATATCCGGACGACGCTGTTTGGGATCGTCTTCGGGCAGGGGTTTGAAGTCGATCTTGGATTTCGAGCCGGTGTGCTTGAGCACCAGTTCGGCCAGTTCCAGGATGGTGAACTCGCCGGGGTTGCCCAAGTTGGCGGGCCCGGTGAAATCGTCACCGGTGTTGTTCATGAGCCGCACAAAACCCTCGACGAGGTCGTCCACATAGCAGAACGACCGGGTCTGCTGGCCTTTGCCGTACACCGTCAGCGGCTTGCCCTGCAGGGCCTGGATGATGAAGTTGGAGACCACCCGGCCGTCGTTGGGGTGCATGTTGGGGCCGTAGGTGTTGAAAATTCGGGCCACCTTGATGCGCAGTTTGTGCTGGCGGCGATAGTCGAAGAAAAGCGTCTCGGCGCAGCGCTTGCCTTCGTCGTAGCAGGAACGGAACCCAATGGGGTTGACGTTGCCCCAATAGGATTCGGGCTGGGGATGCACGGCCGGATCGCCGTAGACCTCGGAGGTCGAGGCCTGCATGATTTTGGCTTTGAGGCGTTTGGCCAGGCCAAGCATGTTGATGGCGCCATGCACGCTGGTCTTGGTGGTCTGCACGGGATCGTGCTGGTAGTGGATGGGCGAGGCCGGGCAGGCCAGGTTGTAGATCTCATCCACTTCAATAAACAACGGGAAGGTGATGTCGTGCCGCAGGAACTCGAAATTCGGGTTGCTCATAAGCGGCAGGATGTTCTGCTTGGAGCCGGTGAAACAATTGTCCAGGCACACGACTTCGCAGTTGTCGGCAAGGAGCCGTTTGCACAGGTGGGAGCCCAAAAAGCCCGCGCCGCCGGTGACCAAAACACGTTTTTTCAGATGCATGGCCGTTTATCCAGATGTGTTTGAAAGGTGGTGGGGAAAAATCCCGGGTCGCACATAATGCCGATTCTGCGCTTTGTAAACAGGGGAATCGTAACGCCCCTTTTACAGCGGTTTCAGGGAAAGGGAAAAGGAAATAACAGGGTCAGGCCCAGGCCAGGGCCGCCCATTCCCCGGACAGGCGGATGACCGGTTGCGGCAGGCCGGTGCGGCGATAGGCCGCCGCCACGGCGTCGGCCTGTTCGGCCAGGATTCCCGACAGGATGAGCGCGCCGCC
Above is a genomic segment from Desulfolutivibrio sulfodismutans DSM 3696 containing:
- a CDS encoding UDP-glucuronic acid decarboxylase family protein, which encodes MHLKKRVLVTGGAGFLGSHLCKRLLADNCEVVCLDNCFTGSKQNILPLMSNPNFEFLRHDITFPLFIEVDEIYNLACPASPIHYQHDPVQTTKTSVHGAINMLGLAKRLKAKIMQASTSEVYGDPAVHPQPESYWGNVNPIGFRSCYDEGKRCAETLFFDYRRQHKLRIKVARIFNTYGPNMHPNDGRVVSNFIIQALQGKPLTVYGKGQQTRSFCYVDDLVEGFVRLMNNTGDDFTGPANLGNPGEFTILELAELVLKHTGSKSKIDFKPLPEDDPKQRRPDITLAKSVFGWEPTIKLEEGLEKTIPYFKKILESA